One region of Gigantopelta aegis isolate Gae_Host chromosome 7, Gae_host_genome, whole genome shotgun sequence genomic DNA includes:
- the LOC121377178 gene encoding putative nuclease HARBI1 translates to MRRFPSVIGCIDGTHIRIQAPAQEEHEFINRKNFHSINVQVICDADMCFINGIAKWPGSVHDARSFRQSPLFADFEGNKPPLDGIILGDSGYMLRTWLMTPIMNPTTRKQTNFNFAHSSTRTTVERSIGVAKQRFHCLRCGLRLQPPKACKVSIVCFMLHNHARRQKLPPPDDATNPSSISEDGDDGDDCTTQQTISERTRTAAGKTVRDRIINECF, encoded by the exons ATGAGACGCTTTCCAAGTGTTATTGGTTGCATAGATGGGACACACATCCGCATCCAGGCTCCAGCTCAAGAGGAACACGAATTTATAAACAGAAAAAATTTCCATTCTATTAATGTCCAG GTGATATGTGATGCTGATATGTGCTTCATCAATGGTATAGCCAAATGGCCTGGGTCAGTGCACGACGCGCGAAGTTTCAGACAATCGCCCCTGTTTGCGGACTTTGAAGGAAACAAACCTCCACTAGACGGCATTATACTGGGAGATAGTGGATACATGCTTCGAACGTGGCTCATGACACCCATTATGAACCCAACTACAAGAAAACAGACAAATTTCAACTTTGCTCACTCGTCAACACGAACAACTGTTGAACGAAGCATTGGTGTGGCTAAACAAAGATTTCATTGTCTCCGTTGTGGTTTACGACTTCAACCCCCCAAAGCCTGCAAAGTCAGCATTGTGTGTTTCATGTTGCACAACCATGCAAGACGTCAGAAGCTTCCACCACCCGACGATGCAACAAACCCTTCAAGCATTTCAGAAGATGGGGATGATGGGGACGATTGTACTACCCAGCAAACCATATCAGAGAGAACAAGAACAGCGGCAGGGAAAACAGTTAGAGACAGAATAATCAACGAATGcttttaa
- the LOC121377108 gene encoding baculoviral IAP repeat-containing protein 2-like, with the protein MAINGYNPDSEAAKIQLYQQSFIGWPGKVSAVKLAIAGFRYLGPEDKVICDTCGLKLYNWDGSEKPTEVHKSNSPRCEFINKWFGGSVVSDSVRVTPSEPPPAFPQFSDISSRLNSFEGWPQTMTHQSPSTLAAEGFYYIGSADRTCCFQCGIRLRDWDVDDDPFDCHKEYAPGCSFIKRRERGRQGQLEKTEETSKEQAEGPENGISTLTIGGATSDLKTSNNAPNNQATNTVTHSVTNTVTPNVAKTVTSNVTSTMAPNVTNTLTTNVTSAVSEKHTDLFDDATASVNVADGGQSDKHNVDDVSRNDVSDDVVIDWQCPKVLAVLDYGCTKEEITKAFKQYGGDHFRDAQSLCLAIMNTS; encoded by the coding sequence ATGGCTATAAACGGATACAATCCTGACAGCGAGGCTGCAAAGATCCAACTGTATCAGCAATCGTTTATAGGGTGGCCAGGGAAAGTGTCTGCAGTGAAATTAGCTATAGCAGGATTCAGGTACCTGGGACCTGAAGACAAGGTTATATGTGACACGTGCGGACTAAAACTCTACAACTGGGATGGCAGCGAGAAACCCACCGAAGTGCACAAGTCTAACTCTCCTCGGTGTGAGTTCATCAACAAGTGGTTTGGCGGCTCCGTCGTGTCGGATTCTGTAAGAGTAACACCATCAGAGCCGCCTCCTGCTTTCCCTCAGTTCTCAGACATCAGCTCTCGACTCAACTCCTTCGAAGGGTGGCCCCAAACCATGACCCATCAGTCACCCTCGACTTTAGCTGCAGAGGGGTTCTACTACATCGGGTCTGCGGACAGAACGTGCTGTTTTCAGTGCGGCATACGTCTGAGAGACTGGGATGTGGATGATGACCCGTTCGACTGTCACAAGGAATACGCTCCTGGCTGTTCGTTCATCAAGCGCAGAGAGCGAGGGAGGCAGGGACAGCTGGAGAAGACAGAGGAAACGTCAAAGGAACAAGCTGAAGGCCCAGAAAATGGGATCAGTACATTGACTATCGGTGGAGCTACATCCGATTTGAAAACCAGTAACAATGCACCAAACAACCAAGCGacaaacacagtgacacacagtGTGACAAACACAGTGACACCCAATGTTGCAAAAACAGTGACATCCAATGTGACAAGCACAATGGCACCCAATgtgacaaacacactgacaacCAATGTGACATCAGCCGTCTCGGAAAAGCACACCGATTTATTTGATGACGCTACAGCCAGTGTAAATGTAGCTGATGGTGGACAGTCGGATAAACACAATGTTGATGACGTCAGTAGAAATGACGTCAGTGATGACGTGGTAATCGACTGGCAATGTCCCAAAGTTCTGGCAGTTCTGGATTATGGATGTACTAAGGAGGAAATTACGAAAGCGTTTAAACAATACGGGGGAGATCATTTCCGGGATGCACAATCATTATGTTTAGCCATAATGAACACTTCATAA